From the genome of Elusimicrobiaceae bacterium:
CAATATTGCCGCTAAAGTGAAAAAAGGTGGAGATGTCTATTCTGACCGCTCCGGCTTTGGTGGTGCTTTAACCGGCCGCTTCTATTTCTAATTTAACTTAGAAATAATAAAACCCCGCTCCGATGAGCGGGGTTTTTAGTTGTATCCTAAAGGTTTATTTCTTTTTTTGCCCTTTTACGGTTAAATAACCCATTAAGCGGTAAATCAACTTAGAGGTATTGAACTCTGTAATCGGGTCAGCTTTGCGTTGACACGCTTCCACCACGTCCACCGCTACGATTTTCTTTTTGGCGATGACCGCGCGGAATAAGTCTAGTGCCTCATACCAGCCAAACCCGCCGGGTTGCGGCGTGCCGGTAGCCGGAATGACCGATGGATCAAATCCGTCCACGTCAATAGTGATATAAACCGTATCCGTCAGTTTTTTAAGTACTTGCGGAATGAGTTTATTGACGTCGCGGTTTTCGTGTGCAAAGAAAGTAGTTACTTTGCCGGCATTGCAGTATTGTTTTTCTTCACTGGCTACACTGCGAATGCCTACTTGCACCACGGGCACTTGGCGCGAAGCCGGATATAAAGCGCAGGCATGACTTTTAGGTGTTCCTTCAAAAGTTTCGCGCAAATCGGCATGGGCGTCAAAATGTAAAATGCTCAAATTTTTATAGGCTTCAATATACGGTTGAGCCAGTGCTTGTGTAACCGTATGTTCTCCGCCGATATAAAATGGAGTGCATTGTTTGTATTGCATAAGGTTGCGCACGGTTTTATCAATTTCTTTGAAAACTTTATTGGTGCTACCGCTGCAATTTACCGCCGGACACGTATGAATGCCTTCTTCCCAAGTTTCCGTATGTGTTTCTTCGTCCCAGAGTTCAATTTGAGTAGAGGCTTCAATCACGGCCGCGGGGCCTTTGGCCGTACCATGACCGTAACATACTGTTTTTTCAAACGGTACCGGCACGACGGCGAATTTACAAAGGGCCAGAGAGCTTTTTTTGCTCTCTAGCCCCATAAACTTATCGGTTTGTACGTTGTCGCTCACAAGTGGCCTACTTATTTGACAAACACGGCAGCGGCAATAACCGTGGTCCACATACCGTCTACACAAATGGCAGATTGGGTAATGTTGGTGGTCTTTACGATTTTACCGCTCATTTTCCAAATTTCTTCTTTTTGATCCCACGTGGTATCGCTATCAAAGTCAATACCTAAGGTGGTGGATAACATCATGGCCGCCAAGTCTTCGGCATAGTCACCGGCTTGTTTATCCGTTTCACCAAAGCTGTGGTGTTCCGACAAATAACCATGATAATGTTTGCCGTCTTTAGGAATAGCCACACCCACAGAAGCCGAGATTAAGCGGCGATATTCGTTGCTGGTGTTGCGGCTAATGACGCAATGCAAAATTTGTCCGGTTTTGAGTTGGCTTACGCCTTTGGACACGGGAATAATTTTGCATCCCGGGGGGAAAATGCTGGATACCGGCACAATGTTAAACGGCGCAATTTTGGCATCGCGCAAGGCTTCTTCAAAGCTCGCCAGTTTTTCTTTGTGACGGCCGATTCCTTTAGTTAGGAATATTTCTTTGGGTACAAACGGTTCGTACATGTTATTTTTTAATTCCTCGTGTTAATAAGAATTAATATAATATAAATTATAACAAATATACCCTTTGTCAACACTAAAAATTTATAACCTTATTTTTCGTGTTATAAAGGAACAAGGATGGATCATGAAAAAAATTATCTTATTAGTGAGTTTATTAGCCATTTCGGCGGGAGCGTATAGTATGCAGAGTATGTTCACAAAAGACGGCGTGTTACATTTTAATTATAAAGCGGAAGAATTGGCTCCGACAGAAAAAGCGGCCCGTGCACAACTGGAAAAGGATTTGGATGCCTTGGTGGCTATCCCGGATGACAAACGCACCTTTGAAAATACGGTGCTGGGTTATGAGCGCGCTTTTGAACGCTACGGAAATGCCTTGGGAATGAGCGGATTTTTGTCTTATGTTTCCACCGATAAAAATTTCCGCGATGCGGCACTGGCTCTGCAAATGGAAATGAGCCAACACATGGTGGATATTGCCACGCGCCGCGATGTGTACCGTGCGATTAAGGCTTATGCCGATACCAATCCTCAATTAGAGCCCGATCAAGCCCGTTTGCTAAAAGATATGATGATTGGTTTCAAAAACAGCGGTATGAATCTAAACGACGCCGATTTGGAAACATTTAAAAAATTAAATAAAGAAAAAGCCCAGTACATTATTCAGTTTGAAAAGAATATACAGGAATATAAAGATTATCTGGATGTTACCGAAGAAGAATTGCAAGGTTTGGGCGAAGATTATAAAGCCAAACTACAAAAGACCGAAGAAGGCAAATACCGCGTAACTTTAGATTACCCCGACTATGTACCGTTTATGCTCAACTCCGATAGTGATGAGGCACGCAAAACCTTAGAGTTCAAATACAATCGCCGCGGCGGAGAAGAAAACGTACAATTACTGGAAAAAACCCTCACGTTGCGACGGCAAATAGCACAACTTTTGGGCTATAAAAATCACGCACAACTCAAATTGGAAAACCGTATGGCCAAAAATCCGGACCGTGTGTTTGACTTCTTACAGGATTTGGAAAAACGACTGAAACCCATGTCTAAAAAAGAAGATAAAAATTTAATCGCTTATAAAAATGAAAAGAAGGGAAGTAAAAGCCGCACCCTCTATCCTTATGAAAGCGGTTACTGGGGCAATAAATATAAAAAGGAAAACTTGGATGTAGATCCGGAAAAAATTAAAGAATATTTCCCCTCGGATGTAGTAATTAACGGCATGTTGGATTTGTTTGGTAATTTATTTGGCATTTCTTTTGAGCCGGTTACCATTCCGGTATGGCATCCCGACGTAAAAGCATTTAAGATTATTAATAAATCCGATGGTGCTTTGGTGGCTTATTTCTATATGGACTTATATCCGCGTGACGGGAAATATAAACATGCAGCCTGTTTTGATTTGGTAGAAGGACAGCAAAAAGAAGACGGTTCTTGGCAGGTGCCCTTTGTGGCAATTGTGGCCAATGTCAATAAACCTTCCGCCGATACGCCTTCTTTACTCAAACACAGCGAAGTGACCACCTTGTTCCACGAATTTGGACATGTGTTGCATAATGCATTGACTAAAGCGCGTTATAGTGCTCAAGCCGGTACCAGCGTCAGTTGGGACTTTGTAGAAGCGCCCAGCCAAATGTTGGAGCGGTGGGCTTGGAATCCGCAGGTGCTTAAAAAAATCAGCAAGCATTATAAAACCGGGGAAACATTACCGGATGAAACGATTGAAAAAATGATTGCGGCGAAAAATTTCGGAGCGGGCGGAGCATATCTGCGGCAAAACTTTTTTGCACAGTATGATATGACCTTGCATACCGCACCGAAAACTTTGGATACCACGCAAACTTATATAAAAATGACCAAGAAAATTCGCGGCTTGCCTTTAACAAAAAACACCTATCCGCAGGCGTCGTTCGGACATATTATGGGCGGATATGATGCCGGATATTATGGGTATTTGTGGTCAGAAGTAATTGCGGAAGATTTTTTCAGTGAATTTCAAAAACAGGGTATTTTTAATCCGGAAATCGGCTTAAAATACCGCCGCGAAATTTTGGAAAAGGGCGGCACGGAGGATGAGACGGATTTGGTGCAGAACTTTTTGGGTCGCCAAGCAGAGATAGGGCCGTTCTTAAAAGCGATCGGTTTGGAGGAAAATAAATGAGTATTATTATCGGAATAGATGTGGGCGGTTCTACCACCAAAATCGTGGGTTATTACGAAGATGGCAAATTGGTGGGGCGTTTGCAAGTGGAAGCGGCCGACCCGCAGACCTCGGCTTACGGAGCGTTGGGAAAATTTATTGCAACACATAAACTGGAATTATCGCAGATTAAACATATTGTGCTGACCGGCGTAGGATCTTCTTTATTCAAACAAGATATTTATGGGATTGCGGCCAGCCACGTGGATGAATTCCAAGCTATCGGTTTGGGCGGACTGGCTTTATCTAAAAAGCAAGAAGGACTGGTCATCAGCATGGGAACGGGAACGGCTTTTGTGCGTGCCGATAAAAAAGGAATCCGTCACATCGGCGGTTCCGGCGTAGGCGGCGGTACCGTGCTGGGTTTAGGCGGAAAGTTGTGTAATGCTCGTTCATTTGACACGGTAGTAGAACTGGCCGGCAAGGGAAATTTGAAGAAAGTGGACTTGAATGTGGCTGATATTAGTGCCTGTGATATTTCTACGTTATCGGCAGATGTAACCGCTTCCAATTTCGGCAAAATGGCGGACGGGGTGAGTGCGGAAGATTTGGCATGCGGCGTGCTCAATATGGTTTTTCAGACCATTGGTATGCTGGCTGTATTTGCCTGCCGTAACGACCATATTCAAGATGTGATAGTGACGGGCACATTAAGCACCGTACCGACGGCGAAAGTATTATTCAAACAGGTAGAACGTTTGTACCGGATTAAATTTATTATTCCGCCTCATTCTATCTATGCCACCGCCACCGGGGCCGCTTTGTCTTACATTTATAAACACGGAAAGAAAAAATAATGACAACTCAAACGGCCTATAAAAAATCCAGCTTTGGTCCGGCGTTTTTATTTTTAAGTAAAAAACGCAGAGAGGCTTTGGCCGTATATTATGCTTTTTGTCGTTTGATGGATGATATTGCCGACGAGCCGGAAATAAAAGATAAAAGTGCTCAACTTTGTTTTTGGAAGCAAGAAATCCAGCGCATATTTGCCGCTACACCGGAAACGCAATTGGGAAAAGAACTGCAACAAATTAGCCGGGAATTTAATATGCCGGCAGATCGTTTTCTGTTGCTCATAGAAGGAATGGAAGCGGATGTTCAAACCAAAACATACGCCACGTTTAAGGAATTAGAGTGGTACTTGTGGCGGGTGGCGGGCATTGTCGGGCAAGCGACCTTAGATATTTTAGATGTAAAGGGGCCTAAGGCGGCCGAACTGGCCCGGGCACTGGGGTTTGCGGTGCAACTGACCAATATCGTGCGGGATGTACGGGAGGATGCTGGTTTAGGACGGGTATATATTCCGTTAGAAATGTTACAACGGCACGGAGTGGATTTGCAAAGTATGTTGCGGTCTGTTCAGCCACAACAACTAGCTCCGGTACTGGCAGAATTAGCCAAGTTGTCATACGCCTATTACGCGCAAGCGGAACAAATCATGCGCACGTTTCCTGCCCGAAAAATGTTGCCATGCCGTGTGATGGGCTTTGTTTATCGCAAAAATCTTGCTAAAATAGAAAAAACAGGTTTTGTGTTCGATAAAGCCATTAAATTATCTAAGTTTGAAAAGATAGGGTGCTGTATATATGCAGTGGGGAAAACTACTCTTAGTTTGTAGCCTGCTAATCGGGCAACCGTTGTGGGCGCAAACGAAATTAGCTATCTGTTTAGAAGAAGGGAAACGAGAATATCTTTCCCGTGACTATACGCATGCCCAGGCCACGTTTGAACGGTGCTTGCGTATGGATGCTCATAACGTAGATACGTTGCTAAGTTTGGGAGGTTTGTCTTTAACGCAAGACCAGTTAAGCACGGCTAAAACTTATTTTACGCAAGCCTTGCAAAATATGCAGCGTTCCTCGCCGTATTTTTCTTATACCTATTCTATGTTAGGGGATATCTCCCTAAAACAGCAAGATAATACCAGCGCGTTGCGTTATTATAATCAGTCGCTCAGTTATAACCGGGCGAATGTAAATTCGCTGGTAGGTAAAGGAGTGATTACAGAGAATTTGGGGAATAAAAAAGAGGCCGCTTCCATTTATCAAACTGCGTTAGCGGTAGAACCCTTAAATCTAATTGCCCGTAAGCGTTTAATTGCTTTGGAGCCTATTTATTTTAACGATGAAGAGATGCTTGAAGCCATGAAACAACGCTATGCCGTACTGCCTGATAAAGAAAAATTGTCCGACGATGACCGTGTCTTGTTTCAAAAAATACATACGGCAGAGCAGCGGGGCGGAATTAATTATTTGAAAGAGAAGTATCCCAATTTGCCGTCGGATTACATAGCTGTTTTGTTTAAGGATACCAGTTTCGCGCGGGAAGTATTAACCATCAGCGGATACAACGCCATGCAAAAACAAATTGCGCAGGATGCGATTGTTGTTTTCCAAAAAGCGGGCGTGCCCTTAAAGGATGTATTTGATTTGCGTGACTTGCGCGGAAATAAAATTTTCTTGGAAGACAGCACTTTAACGGAAAGCGGTTTGCAAGTATATCAACAAGCGTTGAATGGAAAAAGAATGTTTTTAATGCCCAATGAGCGAGTTCCCGCTACAGCGGCCGACTTAAAAAGAGAAGCGCAACAAGCACAGAATTTAAAGGACAGAGGCTATACAGAAATCTCCGCAACCGAGTTTGGATTAATTAAACAACAAACCAACTGTTCGGAAGAAACTTTGAACAAACGCTTAGGATTGCGTACGTTTGATTCCAAAAACGGAAAACGGTATTTTGTGTATGCGAAAGAAACCACTGATACTCACCGAGGGGTTAGCTGGTATTATGTAGCCTCGTATCGGGCGCGAAAGAATAAGTCTATTCAAGTGCCTGAAAATAATTTAGTGGAAACGTATCGCAATTGGAATTATAAAATTTGCAGTGCTGTAGATGGCGAGTTGTTGGAATAATATAAATCAATATCACATAAAAAACCCTAGGCTTTCACCTAGGGTTTTTTGTTCGTAGTCTTTAATTTAATTCTTTATATAGCGGAAATTTTTCGAGGAATTTTTCCACTTCTTTGGCTTCTTGCGCTAAATAAGTATCATCGCCGTAATGCGTAATCGCGCGGTCAATGAAATCGGCTACTTTAAGCATATCCTCTTCCTTCATACCGCGGGTAGTAATAGCAGGCGTGCCGATACGTAGCCCGCTGGTTACAAAAGGTTTTTCCGGATCAAACGGAATAGTATTTTTGTTGGCGGTAATACCTGCTTTATCCAATGCCGCTTCCGCTACTTTTCCGGTAATACCTTTCGAGCGCAAATCAAGGCACATCACATGGCTGTCAGTGCCGCCGGCCACCAATCGATATCCTTTATCTTGTAAGGCTTTAGCCAGTGCTTTGGCATTGAGTACCACTTGATGTTGATACACTTTAAACTCTGGTTTTAAGGCTTCCCCGAAACAAACCGCCTTGGCCGCAATTACATGCATCAGCGGCCCGCCTTGCACACCGGGGAAAACAGAAGAATTAATAGCTTTGGCTAACTTCTCTTTACATAAAATCAGCCCGCCGCGCGGCCCGCGCAAAGTTTTGTGCGTGGTGGTGGTCACTACATCGGCATACGGGACAGGATTTGGATATTCTCCGGCGGCAATTAAGCCTGCATAATGTGCCACATCACACGCTAAATAGGCACCGCAACTGTTTGCAATTTCACGCAAGCGTTTCCAATCAAATACGCGCGAATAATTAGAGGCGCCGGCAAAAATCAGTTTAGGTTTATGTTCCAGTGCCAGTTTGGCCGCTTCCTCATAATCAATTTCTTCGGTATCTTGCCGCACATTCATGGCAATGATATGGTAGAGTTTGCCGGAAAAATTCATCGGGTGTCCGTGGGTCAAATGGCCTCCGTGCGACAGATTTAATCCCAGCACCGTATCTCCGGGTTGTAACAGCGCCATGTACACAGCCATATTAGCTTGCGCGCCCGAGTGCGGTTGCACGTTAGCGTGCTCTGCCCCAAAGATTTTTTTTGCTCGTTCAATAGCCAGTGTTTCCACTACATCTACATGTTCACATCCGCCGTAATAGCGTTTAGCGGGATATCCTTCCGCATATTTATTGGTAAGGATAGATCCTTGTGCCTGCATAACGGCTAAGGAAGTAAAATTTTCGGAAGCGATAAGTTCTAATTTATGGCGTTGGCGGGTGAGTTCCGCTGATACTGCGGCAAAAACTTCGGCATCATTTGTGGCTAATTCGCGATACATAAAAACTCCTTTAAGACGGATTTGAAATCTCTTTGATTTATTTTAGTATATTTTACTAGGAAAATTGGTCAAATTTTCATATAATTTATACAACGAGAAATCGGAAAATAAAGGCGCTTGCAAAGCGCTATCCCCAAACAGAGGTGTAACAAAAAATGGCAAAACTGACAAAGAAAGACTTTCTCAAAAAGACCATTCAACACATTGATATGAAAAAATACAATGTGGTGCCAATGGTAGAAGCGTTTGAGAATATGGCCTACGCTTCCCGCGAAGTGGCCCGCGCGAGCAAAATCTATAATATGATGCTCTCGGATAAAAAATGCTCTGTCATTTTATGTATTGCGGGATCTTTAGTATCTGCCGGTATGAAAAAAGTAGTGGTAGATATGATCCAAAATCACATGGTAGATGCAATCGTTTCTAATGGAGCCAACATTGTGGACCAAGACTTTTTTGAAGCCTTGGGTTATAAACATTATATCGGCACTCCGTACAACCAAGACGATAATTTGTTGCGCGATTTGCATATTGACCGCATCTACGACACCTATATTGATGAAGACCAACTCAAAGAATGTGATGAAACTATTCACAAAATCTGCGAATATTTAGAGCCGCGCCCTTATTCTTCCCGCGAATTTATTTGGGAAATGGGTAAATGGTTGGAAAAGAACAAAAAAGGCAAAGATTCTATCGTCTATAATGCTTACAAATACGGCGTGCCTGTATTTGTACCGGCATTTAGCGATTGCTCTGCCGGATTTGGTTTTGTAGCCCACCAGACGCAACATCCGGGTGCCCATGTATCCATCGACAGTGCCAAGGACTTTTTGGAACTTACCAAAATCAAAATTAAAGCCAAAGAAACCGGACTCATGATGTGGTCCGGCGGCGTGCCGAAAAACTTCGCCCAAGATACGGTCGTAGCGGCCGAAATTTTGGGAGCGGATATCCCGATGCACAAATACGCCGTGCAAATCACGGTAGCCGATGTGCGTGACGGTGCCTTGTCCGGTTCTACCTTAAAAGAAGCCTCTTCTTGGGGTAAAGTATCCACCGCGTTAGAGCAAATGGTGTATGGCGAATGCACTACGCTCATCCCGCTTATCATCGGATACGGATATCACAAAGGCGCTTGGAAAAAACGCAAAGCCAGCAATTACGTCAAATTCTTACAAGATGAAGACAAAAAAGCGAAAAAAGCTAAATAAATGCGTTTTTTAACTGCCTTGTTTCACATAGTTTTACTGATCTGCCCGTGTGCGTTATGCTACGGGCAGCTTAGTTTTTCAAGTGTAAACGGTGAACGTGGTTATGCTGCTATGCGCGGGCAGTTTGTATGGGATTTGGACAATGATTTTACACTGATCCCTTCCGGCGGATATTATCGCACCAGTGACAAGGAAGAAGATGTTACCGGAGCAGCCGCAAAAGCGGCTTTAGATGTGGAGTATGCCCTGTCGGATTATGTGATTGCTTCGTTGGGAGGATATTATATCCCTCGGCGTATGGGTTTTGAAGGGCAAGGATATCATGGCCAGCTGAAAACTTTTTTGTGTTATCACTGCGGTTGGTTGAAAAATCCATACTTGCAGGTAGGTTTTGAAGAACGGTTGTATGACATTACCGCTTATGCGGACGGCCGCTCTTATCAAGGCCATTTTCGTACGCAGGCCCCGGTAGTAATAACAGAAGTAGGAAGCGAACTGGGTAAATTTTTCATTCAAGCACGCTATGACAAAGTGATAAAATATAATCATAGGCCTCCAACCGGCATTGCCTCAAATTGGACCGAAATTCCGTTCATGACGGCTATCGTGCAGGGATTTGTGCGGGATGTTGCTTCTGCGCGAATTACCTACCGTTCCAATTGGATTACCCCTTATGTTGTGTATGCCCGGTATAAGTACATGGACCATAGCGATTATACGGTATCGGTAGCGGGAGGGCTTGCCTTGCATTGGGGGCCAAGTATATTTAGCGGTGGTGTGGAAATTTTTGAACAAAATAAGGAACAAAATCGAAGAACTTATTTTTCCATGTCTGCCAGTACTACTTTTTAGTGAGTAATATATGAAATCAAATTCAAAAGAATTTACTCCGCAGTTGCGCTGCAAAATCGATGAGAAAGCCTTTTCAAAAGCCTTGTTTGTGTGCCGGTTTTTTACGGGATTGGCATTGATGTATATGGCGCTTGGAAGTTTATTGTATTGGCGGGAGTTTCTGGTCAATACGGTTTCTTTTGCAATCCCGCTGGCGGTATGGATATCTTTTGGATTGTGTGCCTCAGAACTAATAATAGGACTTTTTCTACTGCTGGGTTGGCATACGCGCGCTTGTGCGTGCCTTGCGTTGCCCTTGGCGGTGGTTTGTGCTATCATATTTTTTGCCGGAGATTATAATGCGGTGTTTGCCGCATGGTGTTTGTTATTGTGTGCGCCTTTAGGTGTATTAATTTTTTTAGGGTCCGGTGTGTTTAGTTTAGATTTTAAGCGTAGCCAACGGCAGGCGCGTCAATTTATGAGAGGGAAACTATGAGTGAAAATACCCCTTATGTTAGTTTGGCCAATAAATATCGACCTCAAAAATTTGAGGATATGGTAGGCCAAGAAAGTATTTCTAAAACATTACAAAATGCGTTGAAGCTGGGCCGTATCGGTCATGCTTACTTATTCTACGGACCGCGCGGTTGCGGCAAAACTACGACTGCACGTATTTTGGCAAAAGCCTTAAATTGTACCGGACACGGACAAGATAAACCTACGGCAGTACCGTGTGGTGAATGTCCGCAATGCCGGGAAATTGCACAAAGCGCCGATTTAGATGTCTTAGAACTAGACGCGGCCTCTAATACTCAAGTAGAAAAAGTGCGCGAAGCCATTATTGATACGGTGGCTTTGGCGGCGTCCCGAGATCGTTATAAAGTATTTATCTTAGACGAAGTACACATGCTCTCAGACAGTTCTTTTAATGCCTTGCTTAAAACCATTGAAGAACCGCCCGCTCATGTAGTGTTTATCTTAGCTACTACGGAGAAACATAAAGTTCCGGCCACGATTGTATCGCGTTGTCAGACCTTTCGTTTTCGCCCTATTACGACAGAAGAAATTTCCAATCATCTGATGGATTTAGCAGAAGCGGAAGGATTGGACTTAACGGAAAAAGCCGCGCGGTTACTAGCCAAAAATGCTGGCGGTGCTTTGCGTGATGGGCTGACTCTACTGGACCGCGCAATTGCATATTCCGACGGTAAAATTGATGAAAAATTGGTTGGAGAAATGTTGGGGCTTACTCCGCAAGATTTGTTATCACAGGCGCTGATGGCTTTGGTGCAAAAAGATACTGCCTCTTTGCATAGCGTTTTTGAAAGTTTACAGGCGGAAGGATTTGATGCAAATTCATTTCTGAAAGATATCAAAAATGCATTGGGTGATTTGTTTTATTTTGCCTTAAACCAAGGAGCCGTTCCATTTGAAGGTGCTGAGAAAA
Proteins encoded in this window:
- a CDS encoding arginine decarboxylase, pyruvoyl-dependent, producing MYEPFVPKEIFLTKGIGRHKEKLASFEEALRDAKIAPFNIVPVSSIFPPGCKIIPVSKGVSQLKTGQILHCVISRNTSNEYRRLISASVGVAIPKDGKHYHGYLSEHHSFGETDKQAGDYAEDLAAMMLSTTLGIDFDSDTTWDQKEEIWKMSGKIVKTTNITQSAICVDGMWTTVIAAAVFVK
- the dnaX gene encoding DNA polymerase III subunit gamma/tau, which translates into the protein MSENTPYVSLANKYRPQKFEDMVGQESISKTLQNALKLGRIGHAYLFYGPRGCGKTTTARILAKALNCTGHGQDKPTAVPCGECPQCREIAQSADLDVLELDAASNTQVEKVREAIIDTVALAASRDRYKVFILDEVHMLSDSSFNALLKTIEEPPAHVVFILATTEKHKVPATIVSRCQTFRFRPITTEEISNHLMDLAEAEGLDLTEKAARLLAKNAGGALRDGLTLLDRAIAYSDGKIDEKLVGEMLGLTPQDLLSQALMALVQKDTASLHSVFESLQAEGFDANSFLKDIKNALGDLFYFALNQGAVPFEGAEKITAIASPGLLAGLSRKINKLAEEVKFSDNALVSAEVGLFTVMESCFDVEGFIRRLEALERGEGGSALPPSSTPTKSAAKSAQISKPTEPRVQAVANKPIQKETVMAENRKATSVKTAPQSVAAPVNCTDDRSLWENLVQAFKPSVFVYDALTNCSVHFGPDQWTIHFGKGKEFYKVPASTKLPELEKMAYKLSGRNIRFSITVAEQTVPAADTTAKKQTRAANQAAAPTASADTITAEEPFVKADFSAEVEAISDEKTPEELKDILDIIGGEVLA
- the speB gene encoding agmatinase, translated to MSDNVQTDKFMGLESKKSSLALCKFAVVPVPFEKTVCYGHGTAKGPAAVIEASTQIELWDEETHTETWEEGIHTCPAVNCSGSTNKVFKEIDKTVRNLMQYKQCTPFYIGGEHTVTQALAQPYIEAYKNLSILHFDAHADLRETFEGTPKSHACALYPASRQVPVVQVGIRSVASEEKQYCNAGKVTTFFAHENRDVNKLIPQVLKKLTDTVYITIDVDGFDPSVIPATGTPQPGGFGWYEALDLFRAVIAKKKIVAVDVVEACQRKADPITEFNTSKLIYRLMGYLTVKGQKKK
- a CDS encoding Zn-dependent oligopeptidase — encoded protein: MKKIILLVSLLAISAGAYSMQSMFTKDGVLHFNYKAEELAPTEKAARAQLEKDLDALVAIPDDKRTFENTVLGYERAFERYGNALGMSGFLSYVSTDKNFRDAALALQMEMSQHMVDIATRRDVYRAIKAYADTNPQLEPDQARLLKDMMIGFKNSGMNLNDADLETFKKLNKEKAQYIIQFEKNIQEYKDYLDVTEEELQGLGEDYKAKLQKTEEGKYRVTLDYPDYVPFMLNSDSDEARKTLEFKYNRRGGEENVQLLEKTLTLRRQIAQLLGYKNHAQLKLENRMAKNPDRVFDFLQDLEKRLKPMSKKEDKNLIAYKNEKKGSKSRTLYPYESGYWGNKYKKENLDVDPEKIKEYFPSDVVINGMLDLFGNLFGISFEPVTIPVWHPDVKAFKIINKSDGALVAYFYMDLYPRDGKYKHAACFDLVEGQQKEDGSWQVPFVAIVANVNKPSADTPSLLKHSEVTTLFHEFGHVLHNALTKARYSAQAGTSVSWDFVEAPSQMLERWAWNPQVLKKISKHYKTGETLPDETIEKMIAAKNFGAGGAYLRQNFFAQYDMTLHTAPKTLDTTQTYIKMTKKIRGLPLTKNTYPQASFGHIMGGYDAGYYGYLWSEVIAEDFFSEFQKQGIFNPEIGLKYRREILEKGGTEDETDLVQNFLGRQAEIGPFLKAIGLEENK
- a CDS encoding serine hydroxymethyltransferase, translating into MYRELATNDAEVFAAVSAELTRQRHKLELIASENFTSLAVMQAQGSILTNKYAEGYPAKRYYGGCEHVDVVETLAIERAKKIFGAEHANVQPHSGAQANMAVYMALLQPGDTVLGLNLSHGGHLTHGHPMNFSGKLYHIIAMNVRQDTEEIDYEEAAKLALEHKPKLIFAGASNYSRVFDWKRLREIANSCGAYLACDVAHYAGLIAAGEYPNPVPYADVVTTTTHKTLRGPRGGLILCKEKLAKAINSSVFPGVQGGPLMHVIAAKAVCFGEALKPEFKVYQHQVVLNAKALAKALQDKGYRLVAGGTDSHVMCLDLRSKGITGKVAEAALDKAGITANKNTIPFDPEKPFVTSGLRIGTPAITTRGMKEEDMLKVADFIDRAITHYGDDTYLAQEAKEVEKFLEKFPLYKELN
- a CDS encoding squalene/phytoene synthase family protein; the encoded protein is MTTQTAYKKSSFGPAFLFLSKKRREALAVYYAFCRLMDDIADEPEIKDKSAQLCFWKQEIQRIFAATPETQLGKELQQISREFNMPADRFLLLIEGMEADVQTKTYATFKELEWYLWRVAGIVGQATLDILDVKGPKAAELARALGFAVQLTNIVRDVREDAGLGRVYIPLEMLQRHGVDLQSMLRSVQPQQLAPVLAELAKLSYAYYAQAEQIMRTFPARKMLPCRVMGFVYRKNLAKIEKTGFVFDKAIKLSKFEKIGCCIYAVGKTTLSL
- a CDS encoding deoxyhypusine synthase, which gives rise to MAKLTKKDFLKKTIQHIDMKKYNVVPMVEAFENMAYASREVARASKIYNMMLSDKKCSVILCIAGSLVSAGMKKVVVDMIQNHMVDAIVSNGANIVDQDFFEALGYKHYIGTPYNQDDNLLRDLHIDRIYDTYIDEDQLKECDETIHKICEYLEPRPYSSREFIWEMGKWLEKNKKGKDSIVYNAYKYGVPVFVPAFSDCSAGFGFVAHQTQHPGAHVSIDSAKDFLELTKIKIKAKETGLMMWSGGVPKNFAQDTVVAAEILGADIPMHKYAVQITVADVRDGALSGSTLKEASSWGKVSTALEQMVYGECTTLIPLIIGYGYHKGAWKKRKASNYVKFLQDEDKKAKKAK